GTGTGGTCGGTGAACTCGGCGTACCCGAGCCAGGCGAGCGGGTAGTGCCACACCGCCCAGACGAACCCGGTCGCGACCGCCGACACGCGCGGACGGCCGGGCGCCAGTCGCGTCCAGAGGAAGCTGGTCCAGCCGAACTCCTCCCCCCAGTAGACCGGCGTCGACACCAGTTGCAGGATCAGCAGCGGCGCGATGCCACCGGGCCCGCCGGCCGGCGACAGGTCCGGCCGCCACCAGCCGAGGGCGGCGGCGCAGCCCAGGGCCAGGAACGTGACGGCGAGCGGCGCGAACCACGCGAGCAGCCAGTGCGGCCACACGCCGCGCAGCCGCAACCGCAGGCCCGCGTCGGCGAACCCCTCTCGGGTCACCCACCGCCGCACCACCACGGCCCCGAGCGCGGGCATCATCGCCACCGGCAGTTGGACGAGCGGATTCACCAGCGACCAGCCCATCACCCACCGGGCGAAGAAGAGGTACGGCCATGTCCCGCCGAACGCGACGACCAGAAAGACGACGATTCCCCGTACCCGTTTCGACATGCCGTGAGCTGATCATCGCGGGCACGGTCGGAGCACTACCGCTGGACGGCCGGTTCGGAGTGGGTCTGGGGGTACCCGACCACATGTCGGGAAGGTCGGCAGTGTCTCGCCAGCCGAGGTTATCGGTGACGCCGCGTCGGGCACAGTGGTCCCGTGAACGATACTGAGCCGGCGTCGACGGTACGGGTCGCCGTAGTCGGGGAGCCCGGGTTGTGCCGGACGCTCGTGGCCGGGGTGGTGGCGTCGGCGCCCGACTTCGAGGTGGTGCGGGAGTGCGACGGGAACGCCACCGACCTGTGCCGTCTCGCCGCCGCCCACCCGGATCTCGTGCTCGTCGACCTGAGCCCGGAGCACGAGGACCCGGAACGTGAGGACCCGGAGCACGAACCGTGGGCCGTGGTGGCGGCGTTGCGCGGCGCGGTGCCGGACTGCGCCGTCGTGGTGCTGACGGGCCGGCCGACCGCCCGGGTGTTGCGCTCGGCGCTGCGGCTTCGGGCCCGTGGGGTCGTCGCGAAGGACGTGCCGCCCGAGGAGATGCTCGCCCGGTTGCGGGCGGTCGCCGACGGGCACCGCACCATCGACCCGGTGACCGCGCTCGCCGCACTCGACACCGCAGACAACCCGCTCAGCGACCGGGAGCGTGAGGTGGCCGCCGTCGCGGCGAAGGGACTGCCGAGCCGGGAGATCGCCGCGCTGCTGCACCTCGCTCCGGGCACGGTCCGCAACCACCTGTCCAGCCTCCTGCGGAAGGCCGGCGGCCGGAACCGGTGGGAGGCGGTGCAACGGGCCCGCGACGCCGGTTGGATCTGATTGCCGACACCCGGATACGGGTGTCGCCGAGCCAATGATTTACATAAGATCCTGACGGCTGGTTATCGGCTGTTCACATTGGGTC
The genomic region above belongs to Micromonospora sp. WMMD1128 and contains:
- a CDS encoding CPBP family intramembrane glutamic endopeptidase, coding for MSKRVRGIVVFLVVAFGGTWPYLFFARWVMGWSLVNPLVQLPVAMMPALGAVVVRRWVTREGFADAGLRLRLRGVWPHWLLAWFAPLAVTFLALGCAAALGWWRPDLSPAGGPGGIAPLLILQLVSTPVYWGEEFGWTSFLWTRLAPGRPRVSAVATGFVWAVWHYPLAWLGYAEFTDHTVSMVLWTVMFMLFQVMLCWLYARTGSVWVTSLAHAGNNMVMGLLTEQLFGELSTVRNMICVDVALALVCVPLLCSAAFGPTRRRSSTARV
- a CDS encoding response regulator transcription factor, producing the protein MNDTEPASTVRVAVVGEPGLCRTLVAGVVASAPDFEVVRECDGNATDLCRLAAAHPDLVLVDLSPEHEDPEREDPEHEPWAVVAALRGAVPDCAVVVLTGRPTARVLRSALRLRARGVVAKDVPPEEMLARLRAVADGHRTIDPVTALAALDTADNPLSDREREVAAVAAKGLPSREIAALLHLAPGTVRNHLSSLLRKAGGRNRWEAVQRARDAGWI